The Victivallis sp. Marseille-Q1083 DNA window TGAACTATTGGCGGGGACCCATGGTCAATGCACCAAATATACGGAGTGTGATAATCGTATCGATGGCCAAAGATGTGGAGTAAGAAATCCCGGGAATGACACAAATGTGACGATATCTCACTCGCCGACGATTGCCTCTGAAGTCCAGACCAAGCCGGGAGTATATTCGATAGTGGTATCCGTCACTTGTTCTCACCTTGCAGATGCCAAAAGCAAAACTTATACGATCAACTTGAATCATGATTTTCAGCTTCAGGCTTCCGATAAATGCAGTTTCAATTTGCAATGCAAGCCGGTGTCAACCAATGCGCAATACGTTCAATTGTCGAGTTTTTCCATCCCGGTCAATGAAACGCATCTTTACGGAGTTGAAGACAAAGGAAGCACCGGGGCGTCGGCAGTGACCTTGAAATGTGCGAGGTGTCCAGCGACGCATCAGGAGACGGTATCCCATGCCAAAAGTCTTTCAGCCCCGGAAACCAACGGAGTTGTTGCCCATAATCCTAGCGGCCCGGAATATAGTATCACCTTTCCTTCCGCCGGTTCCTTTACCGTCAAATTTCATGCATCCTGCACAGTTACGCCGAGTAGTTTTATCTTTGATGGTAAGACTTATACCATCTCTTCTTGCGGCAGCAGGGATTTCACCTTTAACGTGACCAGTGCAGAAGTTGCGTCATTGACCGGCACTGCCTCCCAGATGTTCTCCGGAACGGCGACGATCAATGGCGCCACCAGACCGGTGTTGTATATCAAGCCGTTCAGCCGGGAAGGCTCTTCTCAGCAGAATCCGCTCAATTTGACCGCGGTCGCCACCCCCGGCGGCCAATGGCCGACTAAAAATCCGGTTACGAAGGCTGACTTTACCGGCGAAGCTTGTTATCCGAAATGGTCAATTGCCAATTGGAATGGCGGAGCGGTTGCCAATGCCGACAGCATTTTTTTTCCGTCCGCTTCCAATCCGCGTCCGACGGCGACCTTGAAGGCGACGAGCGGAGAATTCAAGATCACCGCGTCCTGCGGCAATTCGAAGGAAGTTTACGTGAAGGTGGTCAATCCGACGACGTCGGTAGATTTCCAGCCGTTGCCGCCGGGTAGCTGGCCGGCTTCCTGGCGCGCGAAGGGCGACGAGCCGCCGCAGAAAAGCCTCATGGCTTCCGGGACCAACGGTTGGCATCCGATCCGTTTGATATTGGGAGCCGATGCGGGAGGATTGCCGAACAAATCGGTGACCCTGACGATTAGGGGGAAGGAAGAAAAATCGTTTGCGGTGTTTTCCGATGCGGCCTGCACGCAGGTGTTCATGGCGCCGGGTCAGACGACGAAGACGTTCACGTTTCCGGCCAATCAGACCTCGCAGACTTATTACTTCGTCGGCCTGAAGGGCGATGAGGAAGTCGATGCCAAACTGGATTTCAGCAGCGGTTCGCTGTCGGTGGACGATCCCGGGGAGGACAAGGTGGAGATCCTGCCGCTTTGCCAGGCCTGCCAGAACGGCCTGTGTCTGCCGGGCGAGGGGAATTATGCGATGAACGAGAATGGTATCGATGCCGATTTTCCGTTGGGCAGCGAGGATTATGGATCCGGCCGGGCGTCGGTGCGGCTGCGGGCGCCGGAGATTTCCTGGGATATGCTGGACAAGGATCACTTCCGGGTTCAGAGTTCCCCAGGCGTCAACGTCACTTATGATCCGGATGGTTATCCGACCCAGGTGATCAGCGGCGGAGAAAAGACGACGTTCGCCTATACGCGTGGTGCGGTCGAAGATTCGGCGTCGATTACCAGAATCGTAATGAAGCACTATGTCGGCGGCGCCGCGACGCCGCACGCCGAAACCGAATTGAAACTGGATTTGAGTTCGACGGTGCCGCAGCTGATCAATGGTTTCAAAGTGACCAGCACGGTTGGTTCGATCGTCCGCAACTACTACTGGCGACAGTTGACGATCGCCTATCCTGAATTTTCCAGTTCCGCCCTTCCGACCTTTCAGTTGTTCACTTGGAGCGGCACCGGCGCGCAGCCGACCGGGCTGGCGCCGGAGTGGATGTCGTGGAGTGAGTCCGGGGATACCCGGATCGAACATCATTTAAAAGGGATCGGGGCCCAGACCGGCATTTATACCAAAATTACCCGCAAGAAAATCGCCGGCATTTACCGGGTGACGGAGATCAACGAGGTCGGATTGCGCAAAACCACTTTCGCGTATGATTTGCAGGGTCGTTTGACCCAGAAAATCGCCCCGGATGGCACCAGGTACAGCTACAGTTATCCAGGGACGGCGCGCGACAGCTATACCGAAACAGAAACGCGCGGAACCTTGACGACCAGGCGGACTTACAGCACCACGGTCAGCGGCAGTAAGATCATTCGTGATATAACGACCACGGTGAACAATACGCTGACTGCCCATGACCGTTATGAGAGCTATTATATCAGCAGTTCCAGCCCTGACCTGCAGATCCGTTACGACGGGAGCACGGAGTTGAAGACGGAGATTTACCGGATTACCGACACAGCCAGCCCATTCCTCGGCCGGACCCGGCTGAGCAAACATCCGGACGGCCGGGTGACGATCTATGAATACAGCCGGGCGGCCAACGGCAACGATACGGTGACGGTGTCCAGCGGAGCGCCGAACAACCCGAACACCCCGACGGCGGTGGCCAACGGCGACCGGACGGTGACGGTGACCAATGCGCAGGGTAAAGTGATCAGCCGGACGCGGTACAGTTCCGATCCGTTCATTTCTCCGACGCTGTACCGCAAGGTGGGGGAGGAGACCAATACGCTTGATTCGTTCGGCCGGATAACCGCGACGACTTATCTGGACGGCACCAGCAGCAGCCGGACCTACGGCTGCTGCGGCGTCACCGAGGAGACCGACCGGACCGGGGTGACGACGACTTATGGTTATGACGAGCTAACCAAACAAATGACTTTCACGGAGCGAAACGGTATCACGACGCTTTACAGCTATGACAACTGCGGTCGGCAGACGGCGGTGACGGTCAAAGGGCGCAGCGGCGGCGAGTTGACGACGACGGTCGGCTATCTGTACAACGCGGTCAGCACGGTGACCGATCCGAAGCGTTTCACGACCCGGTATTCGCACAACTATGCCCAGACCAATTCCTCGACGTTGACGTTGACGGAGACGGTGACGCTGCCGAACAATGCCACCCAGATTTCGACCTATGTCAATGGGCTGCAGACTTCGACGGGAGGAACCGGGCAGCATGCGCAGACCTTCAGTTACGGTCCGAACTGGCAATCTTCGACGCCGTCGAATGTGAAAATCTACACCGACATGCTGGGCCGGCAGTACAAGACCGAATACCCGGACGGCACCAGCGCGATGAATTACTACAATACGAAGGGGCAGTTGGTCAAGTCGGTGACGCCGGGCGGGGTGACGACGCTGTATACTTATAACGTTCGCGGCCAGTTGGCTTCCGAAATAGTGGATATGGATCGCAACGGGACGCAGTCGACCGGCGATATTGTAACGACTTATACGCATAGCTTCGGAACCAGAACGCTGGATGGCCAGTCTGTTACCGTACAGGTTATGACCGTGGCAACGTCAAGCGGAACGAATTCGGTTGAGGTCCGGAAAACCGAGCAAACCCTGGATGGGCTGTGCAGCTGGGTGACGGAGTTCGGCAAAACCGCTTTTTCGAGAACCGAATATCCGGGAGACGGGGTGGTACGAGTAACCGAAATCGATGCGGTTGGAGTAAAGAAAGTGACGACGCAGGAGAACGGGTTGGTTACGAAGGAAGAATTGTTCCACAGTGACGGCGCCGCCGGCAACGTGACGACTTATACTTACGATCAGTTCGACCGGTTGAGCACAATGACCGAGAAACGCAGCGCGACGGTGGTGAATACGCTGGCCAACAACAGCTATGACGCGAACGGCAACGTGCTGATGCGGACGGTGAACGGGCAGTCGGTCAGTATGGCTTACGACAATCTGAACCGGCTGTATAATTATCTGCTGCCCGGGAACCGGATCGTCAACTATGAGTTCCATCCGACCGGCGAGTTGAAGAAGGTGTCGGGAGCGGAGACTTACACGCAGGAGTTCACTTACAACAACTTCGGCGGCCTGTCGACGTTGAAGACCTGGCGTACCAACACGACGCCGCAGGTGACGAGCTGGAATTACGACAGCCGGCAGCGGGTGAAGGAGAAAATCTACGCGGACGGCCGTAAGGTCTCCTATACCTATACGGCGGACAATCAGCCGTTGAAACGGACCTGGGCGCGTGGGGTGACGACGACTTATTCGTATGACAACGGCGGGCGGCAGACCGGCATCGACTACAGCGATGCGACGCCGGACGTGTCGATCACCTACGATTTCCTGAGCCGTCCGGTGACGGTGACCGATGGAGCCGGAACCCGGACTTATACTTATGACAATGCGAAAAACGTGCTGACCGCCGAGACGCTTCCGTATCTGGCTGATACGACGCTGAATTATATCTACGATGCCTATGGCCGCCGCACCGGCCAAGCGTTGAATACCGGCAGTACGACGCATCAGCAGGCAAACTATACCTATGGTACGGACGGTCGTTATGCGACGGTTTCGGACGGCGGTTATACGGCGCATTATACCCACAATGCGGCGGGCCAGCTGTCGACGCTGCGGCTGGCGACGGCGCCGGCCAACCAGACGGTATCGACGGCAACCCGGAGTTTTGACAGCGCTCACCGGCTGACCGGCGTCAGCACGACGGCGGGATCATTGACGAAGAACTATGGTTATACATTGAACATCAAGGACCAGCGGATCAAGACGACGCTGGCGGACGGCAGTTACTGGGATTACGCGTATGACAATTATGGACAGGTGATCAACGCGGTGCGCAAGAATGCTTCCGGAGGGATCGCCGGGCAGTCGTTCAATTACAGTTTTGACCAGGTCGGCAACCGTCAGTCCGCCTTCCAGGGAACGACCGGCAGTGATTCCCAGTGGAGCTATACGGCGAACGCGGTGAATCAGTATTCGCTGATCACCGAGCCGAATGGCACCACTTACGCGCAGGTGCACGATGCGGACGGCAACCTGACCGGCAGTTATACGACGCAGTATGCCTACGATGCCGAGAACCGTCTGAAAACGGCGGATGTCGGGACTTATCGTTATGAGTACGCTTACGACTATCAGGGGCGTCGGATCAGGCAGAAGGTGATCCTGAAATCGGGCGCGACCGGCCAGACGCAGTCGGAGGTCGCTTACGTCTACGACGGCTGGAATGTGGTGGGCGTCTACGACATCACGACGGCGACGCCGACTTTTCAGAAGGGGTATCTGTGGGGTGAAGACCTCTCCGGCAGTCTGCAAGGCGCCGGCGGGGTCGGCGGGCTGCTGGCGGAAAAGCGCGGCGGACAGACCTATCTGCCGGTCTATGACGGCAACGGCAATATCATGAGTTATTTGAATGCCTCGACCAAGGCTTCGGTGGCGGAGTACATCTACGACGCCTTCGGCCGCACGATATCTTCGAGCGGCGCGGAGGCCGACAACTTCACCTATCGGTTCAGCACGAAGCCGATGGACGGTAGTGGCCTCTACTACTATGGTTACCGTTATTACGATCCGCAGCACGGCCGCTGGATCAGCCGCGACCCGATTGAGGAAGAAGGAGGTGTGAATCTGTATGGGTTTATTCAGAATAATGGTGTGAATTATTATGATTTATTGGGGCAAGAAAGAAAGGGATCGAAAAAACATCCTCTTGATCGCTATTATGAGGAGGGCTTGAATCCTATGAATGGTTATGATCCGTTTAATGGCTATCGACCAGTTTGGTTGACACCACCTTCTCATACCCGTAATGATTCTTATATAAATGGTTTATTGAAAGAATTTGTGGTGGCATTTCTGGGGCTTTCTGATTGGGAAATTGATCCTGAAGAATCTTTTTTCTGTTGTTGGAGCCGTTGTGTCGATGATAATAATTGGTTTAATCTCAAACGGCTGGGCGTGACTGCGGGGGAAATGACAGTGATAGGAATGCCTAAAATGTTATTAGAGATGTTTGGTGTTCGAGTAATACGAATGGAGAGAGCATCTCCTTTTGCATGGAAATTGGATAAGACCTTAATGGGTAGAACACGATGGACTACTACTGGCGGAGGATGGTATAAGTTGGGGCAAGCAACTAGGTACACCGCCGTTAGCTTATTGCTGGGAGAAGGGCTTCGATCATATATGTCAATAGGTGACTGTTATTTGAAATGCCAGGCAAAATTTTATCTAAAGGAGGTTGCTAATGAACAATAATAATAACAGATTGTTAGAGGTGCCTGATGAGCCTCCA harbors:
- a CDS encoding RHS repeat protein, which translates into the protein MTSAEVASLTGTASQMFSGTATINGATRPVLYIKPFSREGSSQQNPLNLTAVATPGGQWPTKNPVTKADFTGEACYPKWSIANWNGGAVANADSIFFPSASNPRPTATLKATSGEFKITASCGNSKEVYVKVVNPTTSVDFQPLPPGSWPASWRAKGDEPPQKSLMASGTNGWHPIRLILGADAGGLPNKSVTLTIRGKEEKSFAVFSDAACTQVFMAPGQTTKTFTFPANQTSQTYYFVGLKGDEEVDAKLDFSSGSLSVDDPGEDKVEILPLCQACQNGLCLPGEGNYAMNENGIDADFPLGSEDYGSGRASVRLRAPEISWDMLDKDHFRVQSSPGVNVTYDPDGYPTQVISGGEKTTFAYTRGAVEDSASITRIVMKHYVGGAATPHAETELKLDLSSTVPQLINGFKVTSTVGSIVRNYYWRQLTIAYPEFSSSALPTFQLFTWSGTGAQPTGLAPEWMSWSESGDTRIEHHLKGIGAQTGIYTKITRKKIAGIYRVTEINEVGLRKTTFAYDLQGRLTQKIAPDGTRYSYSYPGTARDSYTETETRGTLTTRRTYSTTVSGSKIIRDITTTVNNTLTAHDRYESYYISSSSPDLQIRYDGSTELKTEIYRITDTASPFLGRTRLSKHPDGRVTIYEYSRAANGNDTVTVSSGAPNNPNTPTAVANGDRTVTVTNAQGKVISRTRYSSDPFISPTLYRKVGEETNTLDSFGRITATTYLDGTSSSRTYGCCGVTEETDRTGVTTTYGYDELTKQMTFTERNGITTLYSYDNCGRQTAVTVKGRSGGELTTTVGYLYNAVSTVTDPKRFTTRYSHNYAQTNSSTLTLTETVTLPNNATQISTYVNGLQTSTGGTGQHAQTFSYGPNWQSSTPSNVKIYTDMLGRQYKTEYPDGTSAMNYYNTKGQLVKSVTPGGVTTLYTYNVRGQLASEIVDMDRNGTQSTGDIVTTYTHSFGTRTLDGQSVTVQVMTVATSSGTNSVEVRKTEQTLDGLCSWVTEFGKTAFSRTEYPGDGVVRVTEIDAVGVKKVTTQENGLVTKEELFHSDGAAGNVTTYTYDQFDRLSTMTEKRSATVVNTLANNSYDANGNVLMRTVNGQSVSMAYDNLNRLYNYLLPGNRIVNYEFHPTGELKKVSGAETYTQEFTYNNFGGLSTLKTWRTNTTPQVTSWNYDSRQRVKEKIYADGRKVSYTYTADNQPLKRTWARGVTTTYSYDNGGRQTGIDYSDATPDVSITYDFLSRPVTVTDGAGTRTYTYDNAKNVLTAETLPYLADTTLNYIYDAYGRRTGQALNTGSTTHQQANYTYGTDGRYATVSDGGYTAHYTHNAAGQLSTLRLATAPANQTVSTATRSFDSAHRLTGVSTTAGSLTKNYGYTLNIKDQRIKTTLADGSYWDYAYDNYGQVINAVRKNASGGIAGQSFNYSFDQVGNRQSAFQGTTGSDSQWSYTANAVNQYSLITEPNGTTYAQVHDADGNLTGSYTTQYAYDAENRLKTADVGTYRYEYAYDYQGRRIRQKVILKSGATGQTQSEVAYVYDGWNVVGVYDITTATPTFQKGYLWGEDLSGSLQGAGGVGGLLAEKRGGQTYLPVYDGNGNIMSYLNASTKASVAEYIYDAFGRTISSSGAEADNFTYRFSTKPMDGSGLYYYGYRYYDPQHGRWISRDPIEEEGGVNLYGFIQNNGVNYYDLLGQERKGSKKHPLDRYYEEGLNPMNGYDPFNGYRPVWLTPPSHTRNDSYINGLLKEFVVAFLGLSDWEIDPEESFFCCWSRCVDDNNWFNLKRLGVTAGEMTVIGMPKMLLEMFGVRVIRMERASPFAWKLDKTLMGRTRWTTTGGGWYKLGQATRYTAVSLLLGEGLRSYMSIGDCYLKCQAKFYLKEVANEQ